The Synergistaceae bacterium genomic sequence AGGACATCTCTCTCAAAAAATACCATTGTCTCGCTGCGCTTATACATTATGGTTATGAACTTTATATCTTCCCATTTCATTACTTCCCTGTGATGGGTGATCCAAGTGTGGGTCTCCTTCACAACACCTACGGGCGATATGTATATCAGTTTCTGGTACTTCAGCGCAAAGAAACTAGCAAGACCGATAAAGATATTAGCAGCCGCATTGTCCGTTATCCCAAGCGAGAAATATCTCCATAAAGTAGTTCCTAAGAGATAGACCCCTATTGCAACAAACGTCGCTGTCTTGAAATTACCGGCGATCATTCCCGATTTAGAGACAAGCAGCTTTTCAAGTTCAGGCAGTTTTACAGACAATTAATAATCTCCGCTGACTATGCCAGTTCCGCAGGACGGGTCTTGCCGCCGTGCACAGGTTCGCCGTCCTTGCCGCGCCAGAAGATGCCGATCCCCATGTAGGTCATGATAATAGCCACTATCGGGTTAAGATAGTTCAGGAACGCATACGGGGCGTACTGAAACGTCGGCACTCCGAGAACTGTGGTGTGGTACGCACCGCAGGTGTTCCACGGGATAAGAACGGAAAGAAGCGTACCGGCGTCTTCAAGCGAACGGGAGAGCATCCTCGGGTGAAGGCCCTTCTCTTCATAGGCAGGCCTGAACATTGTTCCCGGCATAGCTATCGAGAGGTACTGATCACCAAGGAAAATGTCGCAGACAAAGCAGGCCAGGATCGTAGCCGTTATCATCCCGCCGACTGACCTGATCGGCTTCATAATAGCTTCAAGCATAACTTTCAGGAATCCGCAGACATCCATCGAGAAACCAAATGTAAACGCGCATAGGATAAGCGAGATCGTCCAGTTCATAGACTGCAGACCGCCGCGCTCCATCAGTTTAACAATATCCTTGGCTGCAGCCAGAGCAACGTCGGGGGCAACGCTGATGCTGTTATCTGCAAGAAGTTTGGCGAGAGCAGCCGCATCTTCACCTGCACCTGCAATTTCGGCAGAGATCGCAGGCGAATAACCGTACTGCATTATATTGAGTATTTCGCCAATCCCTACGCCTTTGACCGCCGCAAAGATAATTGCGACGAAGATGCCGGCCCATAGACTGGGCAGAGCCGGTTTGCGCATAGCCGAAAGAATTATGACAACTAAAGGTGCGAGGAGCGTAAGCGGGTTGATCCAGAA encodes the following:
- the nhaC gene encoding Na+/H+ antiporter NhaC, with the protein product MEHRKPSLALAAGIFLIVAAMIAASVLVWEVDIHITLILGAILTIAVGVVVLKYDYATIEKGIIDGIMTGMQACLILYTVGPLIGTWIVSGVVPTMIYYGLAILSPSVFLFATLIICSVVSLSTGTSWGTSGTVGIALMGIALGLGIPAPLTAGVIISGAYFGDKMSPLSDTTNLAPAVSGTDLFQHIRAMCWTTGPTYVIVAVITIVIGFRYAGGQLDTVKIAAIQALMKAEFWINPLTLLAPLVVIILSAMRKPALPSLWAGIFVAIIFAAVKGVGIGEILNIMQYGYSPAISAEIAGAGEDAAALAKLLADNSISVAPDVALAAAKDIVKLMERGGLQSMNWTISLILCAFTFGFSMDVCGFLKVMLEAIMKPIRSVGGMITATILACFVCDIFLGDQYLSIAMPGTMFRPAYEEKGLHPRMLSRSLEDAGTLLSVLIPWNTCGAYHTTVLGVPTFQYAPYAFLNYLNPIVAIIMTYMGIGIFWRGKDGEPVHGGKTRPAELA